From the genome of Bombus pascuorum chromosome 2, iyBomPasc1.1, whole genome shotgun sequence, one region includes:
- the LOC132916271 gene encoding uncharacterized protein LOC132916271: MTNEYRATMVKLRVSPVLILFVICGVNLVEPLVKESLSKFLGSLAGVKQVRIPELLNQLCNESQGSDTVRRDACYGCFFRASSQTVGYPLLVAMSNCAYIYLNNTDYGHCQQYLSNATGTANSRTNPTTIYCTFLECVRQVNKDNLLRECVGEAIRMFPNFNLTDVKLAQLYVNTTACVLAKTRCSQMNPITGEFQEDDLANKLHIPTVNALLVNTDYNMNIVQLPFHSTSIDLCAKYRNYEQASWSNVVC, translated from the exons ATGACCAATGAGTATCGCGCAACGATGGTGAAACTACGTGTATCTCCTGTTTTAATATTGTTCGTAATTTGCGGCGTCAACTTGGTGGAACCATTAGTAAAGGAAAGCTTGTCCAAATTTTTAGGATCCTTGGCGGGTGTTAAACA AGTGAGGATTCCGGAATTGTTAAATCAATTGTGCAACGAATCGCAAGGCTCAGATACAGTTCGTCGAGATGCGTGTTACGGATGTTTCTTCCGGGCCTCTAGTCAAACCGTTGGATATCCTTTATTGGTGGCAATGTCTAATTGTGCTTATATTTATCTCAATAATACCGATTATGGTCACTGTCAACAGTACTTGAGC AACGCTACTGGTACAGCAAATTCAAGAACGAATCCAACGACGATATACTGCACGTTCCTCGAGTGCGTTCGACAAGTGAACAAGGATAATTTA CTTAGAGAATGCGTCGGCGAAGCCATACGAATGTTCCCCAATTTCAACCTCACGGATGTCAAACTAGCTCAATTATACGTGAATACCACTGCGTGTGTGCTGGCGAAAACTCGCTGCTCTCAAATGAACCCAATAACAGGAGAATTTCAAGAAGACGATCTCGCTAATAAGCTGCATATACCCACGGTCAATGCGTTGCTGGTCAACACGGATTACAACATGAACATCGTGCAGCTACCATTTCATTCCACTTCTATCGACCTTTGCGCGAAATATAGAAACTACGAACAAGCCAGCTGGTCAAACGTCGTGTGCTGA
- the LOC132916374 gene encoding U3 small nucleolar RNA-associated protein 6 homolog, whose product MAEFVEQRCEDMIPELEHMERIKLFDKNEIRGIAKKLKEYEYKIQRHPRTKEDYLRYIQYETDLLKLIKQRRSKFGIIQKKADIDYAITNKINLLYKAAIFKFQDDIRFWITYIKFCKHVHFHKDVSYMLGRMLQVHQDKPKCWHIAACWELEESKNKDTARQFLLRGLHIHPTSQLLFIDAFKLELDDASANDQKSKNNGDNAVPTETDDDMSIGLKRAYIIYQQASKLIRDIKFIIELLNITKNHNNTEKLQNKIVSNMIEEYTHEPLMWDTMARRELEGLIQPSFSNTAMQVDDSEQTSLRDRITSCNKVYQTAVKKIKTEEMWSLYIECLIEINQQTRSLALPNFKRKLLKTALSQAHQAKKLKEKYYLHWINMLSTEKKDKTTEKKLEEILSIATETIPSSVSLWHARLRYLFASGEEEEAEAVFLKATQVLAEKSLPLWKMKILHVQARCPEKTEQLFQTALQTHPSIAQYIKIIYIEWLVLTKSIQAARKVYDSLCLQPPFFLELHKKMIELELMQPEISLKHVRKYNEMSTLQFGKNDASIWIDYITFEMKYGDPKKIGELHGRAVKTLEPKLTDSFISEYSLIKAKPDIINTGT is encoded by the exons ATGGCAGAATTTGTAGAACAAAGATGCGAGGATATGATTCCTGAATTAGAACACATGGAAAGAATTAaactttttgataaaaatgaaattcg AGGAATTGCAAAGAAACTTAAAGAAtacgaatataaaattcaacgtCACCCAAGAACTAAAGAAGACTATTTGAGATACATACAGTATGAAACTGACCtgcttaaattaattaaacaacgtAGAAGT AAATTTGGTATTATTCAAAAAAAGGCAGATATTGACTATgctattacaaataaaattaatcttttatataaagcagcaatatttaaatttcaagatgATATTCGTTTTTGGATTacttacataaaattttgtaaacatGTT CATTTTCACAAGGATGTTAGTTATATGTTAGGCAGAATGTTGCAAGTTCATCAAGATAAACCCAAATGTTGGCATATTGCTGCATGCTGGGAACtagaagaaagtaaaaataaagacaCTGCTCGTCAGTTTCTTCTTCGCGGTTTACATATACATCCAACCTCtcagttattatttattgatgcTTTCAA ATTAGAATTAGATGATGCATCAGCTAATGAtcagaaaagtaaaaataatggtGACAATGCAGTACCAACAGAAACTGATGATGACATGTCTATTGGATTAAAAAGGGCATATATCATATATCAACAAGCATCAAAACTCATTAGAGATATCAAATTCATAAtagaattgttaaatattacaaagaatCATAATAAcacagaaaaattacaaaataaaattgttag tAATATGATAGAAGAGTATACTCATGAACCCCTGATGTGGGATACAATGGCACGACGAGAATTAGAAGGACTTATTCAACCTTCTTTTAGTAATACAGCGATGCAGGTTGATGATTCAGAGCAAACTTCATTAAGAGATCGTATAACATCTTGTAATAAAGTTTATCAAACAGCAGTCAAAAAAATTAAGACTGAAGAAATGTGGTCTTTGTATATAGAatgtttaatagaaattaatcaaCAAACCAGATCTTTAGCTTTaccaaattttaaaagaaaattattaaaaactgCGCTATCTCAGGCACACCAAGCAAAgaagttaaaagaaaaatattatttacattgg ATCAACATGTTAAGTactgaaaaaaaagataaaactacAGAAAAAAAacttgaagaaattttaagcATTGCAACTGAAACTATACCAAGTAGCGTAAGTCTTTGGCATGCTAGGTTACGATATTTGTTTGCCtcaggagaagaagaagaagctgaAGCTGTATTTTTAAAG GCAACACAAGTTCTTGCAGAAAAGTCATTACCTTTAtggaagatgaaaatattacaCGTACAAGCAAGATGTCCTGAGAAAACTGAACAACTTTTCCAAACAGCTTTACAAACACATCCAAGTATTGCTCAGTACATAAAGATTATTTACATTGAATGGCTAGTTTTGACAAAAA GTATACAAGCGGCGAGGAAAGTTTATGATAGTCTTTGTTTACAAcctcctttctttcttgaATTACACAAAAAGATGATAGAGTTAGAACTTATGCAACCTGAAATATCATTAAAGCATGTGAGAAAGTATAATGAAATGTCAACTTTACAGTTTGGCAAAAATGATGCAAGTATTTGGATAGATTATATTacatttgaaatgaaatatggcGATCCCAAAAAAATTGGAGAATTACATGGAAGAGCAGTAAAAACTTTAGAACCAAAATTGACAGACTCGTTTATTTCAGAATACAGTTTAATTAAAGCCAAACcagatattattaatactgGCACATAA